The following is a genomic window from Apodemus sylvaticus chromosome 10, mApoSyl1.1, whole genome shotgun sequence.
agacaccggaagagggcgtcagatctcttttcgggtggttgtgagctaccatgtggttgctgggatttgaactcatgaccttcggaagagcagtcggtgctcttacccactgaaccatctctccagcccccaatagcTTATTGTTAATAGTAAAAAGTAAAATCATCTCATAAATCCTTATCAGAACAACAATCCTGCTAcccttctttaaaataaatatgcagcaagtaaatattccacatttacATGTTACACATGACATGCTTACAACTGACTGTACAAAACCGTTTCAAATCAGATAGCTGCAAAACATGGGCTGATTTTAAAGTAGAGCATTGGATGGGATAAGGGTGGGAAGTAAATCAAAATCAGTTTGAATTACCAAAGATTTTCCcctataacacacatacacaatcttcTAGGAAACTAGCCTACAAACGGGAAACCCCTCAAGCACACATATTCTGCTGACCCCTGAAAGTCTTGAATAAAAATGAGGTGCCCCTCTACAGGTAGTAGATGTTAAAAAGAACCAAGGAGACcagtgtggtggcatacacctttaatcccagcactttaagGGACCAAGACAGGCATTactataagtttgaggccagcctggtctacatagtgtttcaggacagccagggccacataaagacaccctgtctcaaaacaaaaaccaaaaacctcaaAAACCTGTTGATCAGAGAGTCAACACCCGTCCGAGGAAAGACCAGGAGCCACCCGCCGGAGCCCCACTTACTCATCACCATCGGGGCACAGGCCGGTGGCCTCGTCGTACTTGGAACAGTAAACGTCCGGGCTGTAGTTGAAGGTGCCATCGCGTCGTCGGAGCGGTCTGCGCCGACGCTGATTTAGGAAATGCCAATGGAAACAGGTGAACGGCCTGTGCTGGCTGCACTTATGCTGCAAAAACAGGGAGCACTGCTCTGTCCTAAACTCCTTTAGATACCTAAAAAGACAAACAGCGTTGCGGGCCGCAGCCGCCGCCGGCTGGAGGCCCCTGGGATGCGGCGGGGCAGGGTCCCAGACGCGaacctctcccacccccaccccaagtccATGACTGCCAAGGCCCGGTACCCTCCCTTTTTCAAAGCACCCGTGTGTCACTCCCCACCCTGGAGATCAGGTAACTTCAGAGAGCCAGGCAGAGTCTTGGTTCCCTGACCCCCAAACACCACTTCCCAGTTCCCAGATAAGGAAGGTTCCCGGACACAAGGCATAGACCTCCTTGCAGGCCATCACCAACTCTGATTCCAGGTAACTCTACAGAACTACACTCCATTCTCCGCCCCCTTCTAGTCCCTGACCCCTGGAGCCACCTCTCAATCCTCAGTCCCGGTCTCCTGACTCCCGCTCGCCTCCCTTCACAGGTTCCAGATGGACTGCCAGCGCCACCCGCCCACACCAGGCGCAACCCCTCTTCGGCGCCGCAGAAGCGACCCCCAGGTTCacaacccaagcggccactggACTCTAGGTGCGGCTTCGCCCCCAACCCAGAGGTCACCCCAGACCCCGGGCACCGCCTCTCAATCTCAGGCGGCGACTGCCTAAGTCCGGATGGCCGTGCGCCCACCTCCAGCCCAGGCGCGGCCCTGAGCTACGAACGCAGGCGCTGTTTCCCCAGACTCCAGTCTGGCGCGCGGGGTCGCCGGAGACCAGGAGCAAGTCCAGCCCCCAAGCCAGGGGTCACCGAAAACCCTGGGCGCCGCCACTCCACCTTAGGCGGCGGCCCGCGCACGGACGGCGTGACCCGCAAGGGCTGGCGGCGGGGGCGCGGGCGGGGCGCACTCTCAGCGGCGACACCCGGGCCCGTAGCGCGCGCGGGCCGCTGCTCTGCGCCGCAGCGCCCAGAGGCCACGGACCGCAGCCCAGGCACTGACCTGTAGTGGGTTGGTTTCTCGGTCTGCGGGGGGGACCCGCTcagcgccgccgccgccgctttCGAAACCGACGGCATTTTCAGTCAAAACAATGCAGCGCGCATGCGCCGCGCCGGCGCCCCCGGATCTCCCCCCCGCACCGAGCCCCCTGCGCCCCCCGCCGCGCCGGCCACACCCCCGGGCACGCCGCGCCGGCCACGCCCCCGTCGACCCCTCGCCCACGCGCGCTGTGCGGCGGGGGTGACACACAGGCTCTGCCGGCCCACCGCGGCAGCAGGTTACAGTCGCAAAGCGGGACACGCCCGTTGGTGTAGACTCCCCAGGAGGGCCTCTGTGTCCAGAGCTGCTCTTGGGCACAGGTTTCTTTTAGCAAGAAACGGTGTATAATTACACTGTGGCGATGGTCGCCCCTTTATTAAATTTGTGAATTTAAGGATGATTCGAGTGTGAATTCTGTTGAACCACTTgtttaaaaacacagaataagAGGCTGCCAGATGAGCCCATCGGTTGAAGGATGTACAGGATGGTCACTGAATCAGAGTGATCTGGAATCCACAGAATGCTAACTgcacgtgggggggggggcagggctcAGCAAGTGGTAGGATTAATTCAGGAGACTCGAGGGCTAGCATTCACTAGTGTGTAACCATGTGGCATGAAACATTGTAAATGCAAAGAAAAGTGACCACAGGTCCTCAGCTAACAGCGGGGGGTGCTCTGAGGGATAAAGTCTGAGCAGCAAAGCCACAAGTGTTCTGAAAGGAATGGACGGAAAGGAAAGGGATGTTCAGAAAGGATTACAGAAAATCTATTCCATTTCCAGAAACATGATCTAAAATATAAAGAGACATGGTCCACGTAtgtaaactatattttaaaacactaaTAAGGTAAAATTACCACTTGCTGGTAGGATTGCTAACTTCTTCATATGACATTTTGTAGACAAATTCTTTTTGAGTTGTTGACAGCTTTTGggagtttattttggtttggctGCTAAAAGTAGACCCCAGGGCCATGCGTGTGCTAGCCaagaactctaccactgagcatcATCCCTAGCCCGCAAACCCTGAAATTAACTTATGGTAAAGGACTTATTTTAATGGTTGCACAGGCATGCGGACAGTGAGTTGTAGGCCAGTTCCAGCAAACAGGAACATTgtcttttcaaagatcaagtagAAGAATGAGCAAGCAGGGGAGGGCAGACAGACTGCCAAGGAACCGGAAATGAAAACTAGGTCCGCCCCAAACTCCAGCTTGGAGCAACACACAACACAAGGCAACCTAAGGAACGCGTAGTACAGCAGACCTGGCTCCGTAAGGTGTGGCAGAGAGGAGATGGCAGAGATGGTGGAACTTAACGTCCTTTACTGTGGACAGGAACAAAGGTGTCTCATCAAAAGATGTGTTTATTCCTTTGCAGACATCACCTGCGACACCCACATAAGGGCCAGAAGTGTCCTTTTATTGAAGTTGCTACTAAAGGGCTAGGGCTTAAAACAAAGCTAACAGGTTCTCCTGTGTAACAGCTCACTTTCAACACTACTGAGACTTTCCATTTTTAAGAActtacacacatcaaatgagatacaagaagaaggaggagcggtccctggttctggaaagactcagtgaaacagtattcggcaaaaccagaacggggaactgggaaggggtgggagggaggacaggggaagagaagggggcttacgggactttcggggagtggggggggggggggctagaaaaggggaaatcatttgaaatgtaaataaattatatcgaataaaaaaaattaaaaaaaaaaaaaaagaacttacaaAACGTGTCTGTTAGGGCTGCTGAGATTGGTCACAATGGTTAAAAGTaatggctcctcttccagagaatccaggttcagttcccagcatctacgtGGTTGCTCATAGCCCTTTTTAACCCCAGTTACAGGGAATATGAAGCCCTCTTCTTACCTgtatgggcaccagacatgcatgtgatgcacagacatacacataaatctaATTTTGTTAAGTGTCTGTTAGGTTAACTCCTCCTTCCTCAAATGAACATGTTTTAATCATTTCTTTCTGCCCAACAGGTTATCTACCATCTAGTACATGCAGCTGGCTTATATTTACAGGTCCTCTCCCTACCTGATGTTTACTGGGCACTCACCCAGAGAATACACCAGGCTAAAAACAATAGGGAAAATACAAGCTACAATCTATTTGGGAAATAGGACAAGCATGgcacaaaaaaataaacatttaggtAACTGCTCAGCTAAACCAATTCTCCTATcaatccataaaataaaatatcagatgTCTATCAGGctcaggtgtggtggcgcatgcctttgattccaCACCACCCAGGAGATAGAggcagcctctgcctctgaattcaaggccagctaggactacaaccagagttccaggacagccagggctacgtaaagaaaccttgtcttgaaaaacaagaaaggaaagaaagaaagaaaaagagtgtgCCCACTTCAGCTCATGAGTTCAACTGCCCACATCACTTCTGAGAAGTTATCAGCCTGGCAGCCCTGAGAAACCACTGCAAGGAATATGACAATTTTTTTGCAAAAACAACTCTATGTGGGCTGAAAATAAAGCTCATTGGTAGGCTAGCACAATCGAttcctgggttcaactcccaacactgtaaagacagaaacaaaaaaaaaaaaaaaaaaacctcactatGTTActgaaaaatgttttgttttgagacagggccaccCAAGCAGACCTTAAACataagatcctcctgcctcagtctcataagtgatgagattacaggcatgtactaccacttCTGGCAAGTTTTTAAGTTCTCAAGTGGGAatgaagaacagaaggaaaaaagatggcagcagaagcaggctgatctctaaGTCTGAGTGAGGCAAGGCTGGATTACATAGCCAGTTCCAGGCCACCAGAGCTATACAgggagactatgtctcaaaacaaaccaaaacccactCGATGAAACGGGAGGTGAGAAAACTGAGTTCATTAGACTTTACcaaatatattttccatttgttagtttttaaaatagCTTCAACTGATGTTGCACACACCATAGCTCATTACACTTAAATGCAGTTAGTCTGTCTTGGAAGCGAATGAACTGCAGGTAACATCTCCACCAGAACAGCTCTGGAAACATGATTGGGCTGTACGAGCACATCAGAAAGTCAGCAGCACAAGGTACACCCAAAACCTTTTCTATGAACCTCAAAAGTTCTTTGGACGTAATCACTGGGCATTGGTGTTCAGCAAAGGTCAGATTTCGAGCCTCCAATTTTGTGCTGTGTTCTTGTGTCTCAGTGCCAAGAGCGCCATCCAAGTCCTTTGAGCAACGAGGACATGCGCAGAACCAGTTCAGAAATCGTCAAATTTGACGACAAAACAGGACGGCTGCCTAGTCCCTTCCTCAGCACGCACCCTGTTACGTTCTAGCCCCGTGGAGGGCCGGAGCTTCAAGCTCCTCGGGAGGACCTTCTggctcctcctcgtcctcctcttccaACACCTGTCTCAACCACTGGTCCGTGCTGCTCTCTTCCCTCTTGTAGCACCATATGATCAGAGCCACAAGTGTGAGGGTGAGCGGCAGCACTTTCCACCAGggccgctgctgctgcttcccCAGGGAATGTTCCACCGTCCAGCGGATTGGGGTGGCTTTGCTGCCGGAAAATTGGATTGGGAGGTTGgggtcttcctcttcttccctgtcTGCAGGCTGAGCTGGAGACCGGCCACGGGGCGGCTGGTGCAAGCCTCGCGAAGCCAAGCCCACGAGTCGCAGAGCCCGGACCGCTCTGGAAGAGAGACAGCAGTAAGCGTCCCGCAGCCACGGCCGCCTCCCGCCCTAACCCACCAGCACCTCGCGGCTCTCACCCCGCAGCCCGTGAGCACAGGACACTGTTCATAGCGACCTCGACTTGCACGCTGCGGCGCACCGCAATTTCGTCACTTCCGTCGCACAAAACCGGAAGATGGACTTCACATCAAATTTCACGACTACAAAACGTGGGTCCAGCCGCGCAACGGAAATGATGCATTTCCTCTCTCGATCTCTTCCGTCTCAGGCCCCGCCCTGATGGCCCTCAGGGCAACTTGGGGTTTGTGCAGTTCTCAGTCCCTCCATAGAGATCTGAGCCGGCGCGGCGGATTGAAAGTGAAGCCGACTCGGCTTTCGGAGAGCTTGACCCAGGACTGTTGAGTGTGATGACCACGATGCCCACAGATTTGAGAACCCGTggcatcttctggcttctttccaggaCCATCGTCCGGGAGGGACTTGGTTCCCGTTCTCAAGGAGCGTGTCTTCCATTCTTAGCGCTACATCCGGGCTCTCAGGCCCGGAGGAGGGAAGCCCTCGCACCTTAGATGCCTCATGGCCCCGCCGTCCTCTTAAAAAGGCTCGTAGAAACATATTGTGGTGTGACTTCCACCTAGATTATCCCAGGTCCCCAGAGTCCATTTGCCTTCAGGGAGAATGGAAATGGCTGTGTAGACCGTAGGCTGACTAGACCTCAGACAGCCTACTACCTTCCAGGGAGGAGAATCTGAAATTACACACACACCCGTAGCTTACCACTGTGCGCCTGGCGTTTTGAACTGGAAGCTGATTGAAGCTAAGTGCATCTTCAGAATCAACTAGACAACCTTATAATCCCAAAACTGTGGAGACAGAAACAAGAGGATCACTGGTTCCGAGCCAGCTTGTACTACACAGCTTGACAAcccaaatacaaaataataataaataataataataaccaggATCAGTCATAATGGTGTCTTCTTAGTACCTATGCTGCATAGAAGCTAGAGTGACTTATATTACACCTGGCCTTACCACAGGGCCCACTAATGACTGTCACTCTGAATTAATTTTGGTCTGTAAACCAGTCacatagacaaaaacaaaacagcaaaacaaaacaaacaaaaaaacacctctATCTCATGGGCCAGATCACTGTGAGTCCCAGAAAACCTAGGATTGTTTCTGGGCAAGAAGAGTCCCCATGATTTATTTTACTCAGCAGATAGTGTCTGAGGGCACCAAAGCATGGAAAGGGAAAAGTTAGGCAGGAAAATGACCCTTCGGCCCCTGACTGTTAGTGATGTAGACATTCCTGCTAGAGCCAGGCCCAGTCTTACACAGCACTCCAAGAAGGTAGAGGGTGCCTTTCACTAGGCCCCATAGAGGAGAGAGACACAACTTACAGAGCAGCAACCTGGCTCCTGAAGGCAAGTTCTGCTAGGCTACAAAAACTCAGCCCAAATGTCCTGTCTTCACTTGGAACTCCTCTGCTGGCGGGCCAGACTTGAACTTCTCCCCATGCAGGGAGACCGGGACCTGAAATCAATTAGATCCAGAAGCTTGGTGGGTAAGTTTATACCTGTTCCCACTGCAGGATTTGTGAGCAGCCTGCACACTCGCCTGCCTTGTTCCCTGCAAGTGAGGAAGGCTGGGACCTTGTGACCTGGGTTTGCCCTCTTTGCTCAAGGTCTCCCACCTGGGGCAGCACACTCAGTCTGTCATACTGAAGGTGACTGTAGCTTTTGGGTGCTTACTGCTTTGTGGGCAAGAGAGGGCCCTGGGAAATCCCTTTACTGTGAGCTGTAATCTGGCCCAGGATGGAACAAAATCAGGACCCTCCTGTGAGGGTCCTGCTGTTCTCTAGTGCCCACTTAATGGGAAAAGCTTCACACTCTGTTCTTGCCCAAGGCGCTCTCACTGAGTTAGAGCAGGAGCAGTGATGGAGATGTCAGAGCCCAGCAACACCTGTGagtccccacacacacactgagaggcCCAACCCAGGACCCTGGCTAAGAGCTGCTGTGTCAACAGAGGCACCTGTCTACCCAGGTCCTCCTCCCTGGGCCCCACCCCACCTGTTCCATCACAGAACCCCGCACTGCTCCACCACTTTCCTGTAACGTGCAAGCCAGGGGGAGCTTCGAGAAAATGCTGGAGCTCAAGGACCCTAAAGTGTAAAAAGGGAACTAGGCTTCCTGGATTGGACACTGTAGGGGAGCCAGGCTCAAGCTGCACAGGACAGCCCAGGGGACCAGAACAAGGAGGTAGAGCAAGAGTTAGAGTTTCACCCTGGGGTGGGCTAGCCTCTGACAATGACCAATGAGCCCATCTCAGTCTCAAGAGGGACTGACTCAGATCAGAGGTAGAAGACATTTTAAGACTGGCAAGAAAAGTGGCTCAACCTGTGAAGTGCTCACCATGcgagcacgaggacctgagtttgagccttaCCAGCCACATAAAGAGCTCTGTGTTATGGCCCacgtttgtaatcccagctctggggatgcAGAAAAGGGGGATCTGTGGAGCGCTCTAGTTACCCAGTACGGCTTAACTGGCAAGGCCTAGGtcccagtaagagaccctgtctcaaaaacaagctgAGTGGCTCCTGAGGAATATCACCTCTAGTCTCCCTgcacctagacacacacacacacacacacacacatcaaatcaCATACTTCCTGGGGCTGGCATTGCTGTACTGAAGTGAACAGTATTCCCATGCCTGAAAACAAGATTGGCACCTTGTCTGGTCTTTGCAAGTGAAATGTTTACAAAATGATGAAAATAGGCGACTGTAAGTCCACTCTCAGGATTTTcagaatgccttttttttttttttcagaatgcaTTTTCAATGAGTGTTCAGAAGAGAAAGCAAGGCACACGGCAGCAGGAGAGTCCTAGGAAGTTAggaagtggctggagagatggctcagtggtcaagagcagtaactgttcttccgaaggtcctgagttcaaatcccagcaaccacatagtggctcgcaaccatctgtaatgagatctgacaccttcttctggtgtgtctgaaaacagctacagtgtacttacatataataaatctttaaaaaaaaaataaaaggaagtggCAGCCAAGGATCCGCCCCCAACCCCGCCCCAGCtacaaaaggagggagagagatcaGGAATAATCTCCCAAAACTGTAGCAAGGAGTGTTTGAAATTTCAGGCCTCCAGACCATTGGGAATactctattttaaatttttacaaataTTAAGCTGGGCAGaaatagcacacacctttagtcccagtacttgagaggcagagggcagcctggtctgtgtAGTGAGTTTctgcacagccagggctacacagagaaactctgtctcaaaaaatcaaatgagccaacagtggtgacacatgcaattgagaggcagaggcaagcagatttctgtgagttcaaggccagcctggtctacagagtgggttccaagacagtcaggactatatagaaaaaccctgtcttgaaaaattaaacaagggggggctggagagatggctcagaggttaagggcactgactgctcttctgaaggtcctgagttcaactcccagcaactacatggtggctcacaaccatccgtaatgagatcccaCTGAAGACagatctgaagacagtgtactcatataaataa
Proteins encoded in this region:
- the LOC127694984 gene encoding protein CCSMST1, yielding MNSVLCSRAAGAVRALRLVGLASRGLHQPPRGRSPAQPADREEEEDPNLPIQFSGSKATPIRWTVEHSLGKQQQRPWWKVLPLTLTLVALIIWCYKREESSTDQWLRQVLEEEDEEEPEGPPEELEAPALHGART